A portion of the uncultured Methanobrevibacter sp. genome contains these proteins:
- the priL gene encoding DNA primase large subunit PriL: MAEISYINPLSNEGRQIISQYGDLNQIFEEDESLVDIIIHTNNQKISDDSLIPKSYADYAMKRVQWAIEKKNNKNFTQAEFEYLTNSDLFMQDVVIFHILCQAIAIQFNLGSRETRLFVESQGTLILERLAKIPPMSRAEIIDEVLDEVKVDGAINWKSLREVISTKKLKLTDLLIDNGEIILQQDDFLERFSDKFTDRSPERMYGILIGDSVKEQILSRLIMQKTEEYIARIKEMSQRIEIHPAIIKIGEELKDFIPEEISKYNQYYAGSGGIYGTVQAGKLNPDAFPPCIEATVNGVSSGGRNDAIVLLLTSFASYARLYPRIFASDESVKVSDMDPDLSITENEILPLIFDAADNCTPPLFEDQPQEKINIISKLGFGMHDRLDINHEGETKWYTPMSCEKIKIHLPHLCHPDKSCKGINNPLSCYGRKKFQLDKEAPKD, from the coding sequence ATGGCTGAAATTTCATATATCAACCCGTTGTCAAATGAAGGAAGACAAATCATAAGTCAGTACGGCGATTTAAATCAGATTTTTGAAGAGGACGAATCATTAGTTGACATTATCATTCATACAAACAATCAGAAAATATCAGATGATTCCCTGATTCCCAAATCATATGCCGATTATGCCATGAAACGTGTTCAATGGGCAATTGAAAAAAAGAACAATAAAAATTTCACACAGGCCGAATTTGAATACCTGACCAATTCAGATTTGTTTATGCAGGACGTGGTGATTTTTCACATTTTATGCCAGGCCATAGCCATTCAGTTTAATTTGGGTTCACGTGAAACCAGGCTTTTTGTTGAATCTCAGGGAACACTGATTCTTGAAAGACTTGCAAAGATACCTCCAATGTCCCGGGCAGAAATCATTGATGAAGTTTTGGATGAAGTCAAGGTAGACGGAGCAATCAACTGGAAATCCCTAAGAGAAGTTATTTCTACAAAAAAACTCAAACTGACAGATTTATTAATTGATAATGGAGAGATTATTCTCCAGCAGGACGACTTTCTGGAACGTTTCAGCGACAAGTTCACTGACAGAAGCCCTGAGAGAATGTACGGAATATTAATCGGAGACAGCGTCAAGGAACAGATATTGTCCAGACTGATTATGCAAAAAACAGAGGAATACATTGCCAGAATTAAGGAAATGTCTCAAAGAATAGAGATTCATCCTGCAATCATAAAAATCGGAGAGGAGCTTAAAGACTTTATTCCCGAAGAAATCAGCAAATACAATCAGTATTATGCAGGAAGCGGAGGAATCTACGGTACAGTTCAGGCAGGAAAATTAAATCCTGATGCATTTCCGCCTTGTATTGAAGCTACAGTTAATGGAGTCTCATCAGGTGGACGTAATGATGCAATTGTACTGCTTTTAACATCATTTGCTTCATATGCAAGATTATATCCAAGGATATTTGCCTCTGATGAAAGCGTTAAAGTATCAGACATGGATCCTGACCTTTCAATAACCGAAAATGAAATCCTGCCTCTGATATTTGATGCTGCAGACAACTGTACACCGCCATTATTTGAGGACCAGCCGCAGGAAAAAATCAACATCATTTCAAAATTGGGTTTCGGAATGCATGACAGACTTGACATCAACCATGAAGGCGAAACAAAATGGTACACTCCGATGAGCTGTGAGAAAATAAAGATACACCTGCCTCATCTATGCCATCCGGACAAATCATGTAAAGGCATTAACAATCCCTTATCATGTTACGGGCGTAAAAAATTCCAGCTGGACAAGGAAGCTCCTAAAGACTAG